From the Colletotrichum lupini chromosome 1, complete sequence genome, the window CGGCGTAGTCGGCTCCAGCGGCAGGGCTGTTAGAACCGCCGGCAGGAGCAGGGCTTGCTGATTGCCCAGCGTTGTGGCCGCCatagccgccgccgccgccgccgtgacCACCGTGACCACCATGGCCGCCGTGGCCTCCGTATCCGGAGTTATAGCCGCCGCGGTCGCCGCGATCACCACCGTGACCGTGGCCTCCATATCCGCCATGGCCGCCATCGTGCCCCCGCGAGCGGTCGCCATAGCCTCCACGGTCACCATAACTACGAGGAGGTCTGCTCTTGAACTCTTCGTACTGCTCTTTGACATTTGCAATCAGGTCCTCGCAAAGCTCCTTGGCCTTCTCAACCATCTTAGGGTCAGGTCCGCTATTCACAGTCAGTACCTAGGCGTTAATGTCGGCAAGGCGACAATGCACTTACGCGACGTGAAGATACATGTCCTCGTCACTCTCGTGATTGGTGGCTGCCTCCAGATACCCGGAACCACGTCCTTTGATCTGGACGCGACACTGAGTCTCCTGCTGGATGTGCTTGACGTAGGCACCGCCGTGGCCAACAACTTGAGCGCGGAGGTTGAATCCGGGGACGGACTCCAAACCGATAGGGATCTTCTCCTCGGGCCATTTGCGCTGCAACATGTTAGACCCAAATTTTCGAGACTGATTTGCATACATACTCGGCCATATTCGTCCCTCTCAACCTGCTCCTGGTCACGTCGACGGAAACGACGCTCATCTACCAGCGCGGGAAGTTCCTGTTTCATAAGTTCCTCAATCTTTGCCACGGCCTGCTCAAGTCCAGTCTTGGATGTACTTGTGACATGCAAGTACAAAGGCGGATTCTGAGGAGAGAGTCAGTGCGTGTTACTATACCATGGTTTTCGAAGTTGACATACCGCCGCAGTCGCCATGCTCTTGTCGGGATAGTAGTTTCCTCGGGTAGTAACATCTTGCAAAGTCAACCTTTGTTCCTAATTAGACGTAAAAGTGGGAGGTGTATCGTACCAGCACCAGTTTCTTCTTTGATCTAAATCAAGCAAATGGAGTCAGCAGGTGCCAAAGAGGGGTGATCTGTGCGAGCTATCGTGCCAAGTAAGCAGGATGATCTCGACACAAATCTGTTTATATGTAGGAAAGCGGAAATGCGCTCGAGA encodes:
- a CDS encoding KH domain-containing protein, whose product is MDDTERRSAKRSRFDQTEPEPRKASRFDRRSRSPPGRRSESARERSPLPNDQATEPKKSPVDAAAAAAAAAARINAQLQAKKGIQHVDVPPIKTDTSPTGGAQSPDPANTINGEMYIADGDFIKDIEVNDLRNRYLLTKGPHLERISAFLHINRFIKEETGADVTTRGNYYPDKSMATAANPPLYLHVTSTSKTGLEQAVAKIEELMKQELPALVDERRFRRRDQEQVERDEYGRRKWPEEKIPIGLESVPGFNLRAQVVGHGGAYVKHIQQETQCRVQIKGRGSGYLEAATNHESDEDMYLHVAGPDPKMVEKAKELCEDLIANVKEQYEEFKSRPPRSYGDRGGYGDRSRGHDGGHGGYGGHGHGGDRGDRGGYNSGYGGHGGHGGHGGHGGGGGGYGGHNAGQSASPAPAGGSNSPAAGADYAAQYAQYYGSQDPYAAYGGYAAYVQMYQQYYAAAQAQQQGSPAPPGAAASPPPPPPSEAAPPPPPPSSAPPPPPSGALPGTGGSYGAVPPPPGL